One Anthonomus grandis grandis chromosome 15, icAntGran1.3, whole genome shotgun sequence DNA segment encodes these proteins:
- the LOC126745026 gene encoding dehydrodolichyl diphosphate synthase complex subunit DHDDS produces MSWISENSLSHIQKFCINVLKCGSIPNHVAFIMDGNRRYAKKQHVAKAEGHSKGFDKLSDCLNWCLELGIKEVTVYAFSIENFKRTKDEVDQLMDLAREKFSRLFEEKDKLMENGICIRVIGNLTLLPDDLKKLIARAMIMTKDNKNAILNVAFSYTSRDEIANSMMTIVEGAKQGKIEVDDINESLISHCLYTNLSPNPDLLIRTSGEVRLSDFLLWQCANSQIFFAEVLWPEFNIWHLLQGVFYYQRGLRSMQMKEDPNVQEENFRIRKFVSDLNERRWRQLEIYAS; encoded by the coding sequence ATGTCTTGGATATCGGAGAACTCTTTAAGCCATATACAAAAATTCTGTATAAACGTATTAAAGTGCGGCTCCATTCCTAATCATGTAGCCTTTATCATGGACGGTAATCGACGTTACGCCAAAAAGCAACACGTAGCCAAGGCGGAGGGCCACTCAAAAGGATTTGATAAATTATCAGATTGTCTTAATTGGTGCCTCGAACTGGGAATTAAAGAAGTAACCGTTTATGCTTTTAGTATAGAGAATTTTAAGAGAACTAAGGATGAAGTAGATCAGTTAATGGACCTAGCCAGGGAGAAGTTCAGCCGACTATTTGAAGAAAAAGACAAACTTATGGAGAATGGTATCTGCATAAGGGTAATAGGAAATCTTACTTTACTTCCAGATGACTTAAAGAAGCTTATCGCTCGAGCAATGATTATGACCAAAGACAATAAGAATGCTATATTGAATGTGGCATTTTCTTATACTTCCAGAGATGAAATTGCCAACAGCATGATGACAATTGTAGAAGGAGCCAAACAGGGTAAAATCGAAGTAGATGACATAAATGAAAGCCTAATTTCCCACTGTCTTTATACCAATTTAAGTCCAAATCCAGATTTATTGATCAGAACTTCAGGAGAAGTGAGGTTAAGTGATTTCCTGCTCTGGCAGTGTGCCAATAGCCAAATTTTCTTTGCTGAAGTATTATGGCCAGAATTTAATATTTGGCATTTGCTACAGGGAGTGTTTTACTACCAGAGAGGATTAAGAAGTATGCAAATGAAAGAAGATCCCAATGTACAGGAAGAAAACTTTAGAATAAGGAAGTTTGTGAGTGACTTAAATGAAAGAAGATGGCGGCAATTAGAAATATATGCTAGCTAA